taaattagtcaACCCTTCCTATAGATTTATTCTTTGAGGCAAATATTCACTATAAGACTTACTCTTACTTCATCtgctgtaaaatttaatttttatattaatagatacaattaaataataacccggtagaaaataaatttgatcttTCTTTtctctataattaatattattgctacACACGAATTGCGTCCCAGCCATATTTAATGACtacagttacttgaaggaaaacttTTGGATAACCTTATATTGAGTTTTTTAactttaggtataaatcacaaacattttactaattttaaacttcaaaattctttgcaaatttttgcaattttgatatattttgtaaacatttaaactttacatgcttataaacaaaaattgtgattaacgatttttaattttttttactacaataagtacaacttataataaaccttgtattaaattttaaagactttttagaataaaaaagttataaatataaaattaaaaaactgttgAAACCTTGAATGGAAAACTTAACCTTTTTTTGTGTTCTTAACTCAAaccaatcatttaaatttcccTCCACTAACTTTGACCTAAATGAAACCTATTACCTACATCCTTTAATTTGAACTGATAGCCACGCGATTAATAGTGATGAATGAATTGCTTTTTTAAATCctgtaagtattaataatttaagtgaaaatttgatattattttttagaaattcagATTTTAGATGAAAGTTttagtataagtatttatattttacatttttattagaaaataaaaaaaataccattggtatataattattatttttcaaggcatagatttttaaaacttaggtTAGGTTACAATTTTAGACAACTAGTTCCATccacaaatattgaataaacttaaaaattttaaaaaccggACGCAATTCATGTAGTCATTTAGATAAGGCTGGACGCAATTCGTGCACGAGTTACATGTAACcacttatcattttttttatttcaggaCGCAATTCGTATGTAGCCTAATATTTCTATCTTTTTAAGGTTTATCTTGTGCCTACacacagtttttttaaaaaaatgttaagatttTGTCTGCATGTAAAGTGATATAAGTTTTAGGCTATTAGCAAGGTGTAAAATATGACTAAACCAATTAATGTGaccaaaacattaatacaCTACCACTACCAAACAGAACTGATGGATTAGGGAGTTTAAGGGATTGTGACATCCCCTCACTTATTGAATCACATtacacataaacatatttttacagtcAGTACATAAACGcgtacatgaaaaaaatataaataaatacaattaaataaatttgataacaaaaataatctacAATGGAAAATGGGACATTTTCTATTGTAAGTCTttgaacataattatatttgttcgtgttttttttacattattaatggtattattggtatttatatctaatatagttgtagtaaaagatataaaaaaagtgttttcctaatttcaataattgtaaCGCGTTACGTATAgcgcataatataaaataaaataaatatattaaggttccgaaataaaaatatcgaattatTAACTACTGTTATGGTCTTATGGATATAGTCAATAAACTAAagactataatttattcttatagcTTGCaatgttgttttgttttaataccGGTTACCACGGGTTTGAATAAAGGATATTCCAACAGGCAACAGGTCaaaatcaatgataaaaaaacatttaaataaaactatgataGGTAGTAGTTCCAGTTTTCTAGATGAAGcgatttacttaaatttgattctaaaaaaacattttgaatattatagaaatgacaaaaattattaaaaaatgggcATTGTCAAAAGGAAAAACAatctctgtataatatttaacatggaATGTCACTGTTATCTAAGATAACTTATCTTAAGTGTTTTTAGTCTTGGACTCTtggtatgaattataataatttatttaagttattcttattttttatttgtaatattcaatataccttctgaatgattttttttatcaaataatgaaataacactcattattaaaaatatattaacgtttttgaaaatatttttttacataatgtctagtttttattaaaaaatatatactatgtgtgtaatttcaatatttattgtccttatattttaaagtttttacttttttgaatgataatatacatttttaattttaattttaatattttttggtatatttcaataatagatacaaatcgaaaacgaaattaaaaattgacgatattattaaaaaaagtataaaacttaaaaaatatataagcaattatttattttatttttactgtaaataataaaaaagaaatattttcaaaaatgttaatggtTTTTGTTATAATGAGTGGTTTATAATAGaagaattgtaataataattaatttaccagaatttattattttattataactataagattttttgattttttggtaagtacctattaagattttaaaataattataagaagaTGAAGatactatttttacaatagttaataatttaagttaactcaaaaaactgaaaaaacataaaacaaaatagtgaACTGACAGTtacttaaaatcaaaacttgATTAATATAGTGTTTTAGTACAGGAAGTCTTAATCTTGAGTACAtagagaaaacaaattatatgtcCTAttcatttatgaaataaataagtcttcaatttaatgatattttaaaaatatgtagattaattttaagatattattatattacctacttaaatagaaatataatacaatggtataaatatatactatatatatatatgtattttatttaagctacataaaaaaaatatacatcatgaaatatacttaatgataTAGGGTAACAGACTGtttccgctcagaatcgtttttagtacctattcaataatatatcatttgattcaaattgaaacacctaaataatgaattactcGACGACTAATCTACAACAGAGTAGTACACAGTGGCctacctttttatatttttaattacttttttttttttattgattatataaactCGGAAACTATGGTCAttagttacaatttaaattggttTGAAGTTCAACCGTTGAACTATTAAcagtttttacaaatattgtttttattttacaatagtacaaaattaaagaaaaatattgttacatatttatattaaatattaatatactattattattattatttgttattaacttaatataagtaaaaatattgcgTATCTATTACCAAGCTAcgaatttctaaaattaatattttttaaattatcaattacaatataataacaataggtaataactaaaatttatggAAAAGAAAAACCattgtttttcgtttaaataaaattttttttttctatctcatgtgatgtaatatttgttgttttatactaaatattcaaAGCTTTTtactcacaaaaaaaaatctgattttaaaattgtaaatgtctataaataatacaacaaaacccaaaatattttaaaaattatgtaatatctagtaagttttagtataaatatttggtgaacATTTCAAGTGGTTATGAGTGttgaataataacgataaacaATATCAATTTCGTCAAAAACCAATGTTACGTAACTATTCCTGTATTTCCAtatcttttttagttttattggaatattttgaaaattactaggtttattttcactaaaataataataacattatttcgtTCGCTGggagtatacaattttaaaatgaaaatatccaTCGTTTTTCTAATTACGctgttattttttacgtattaGATTTAAGGGGCCtcgaaattgtttttaaggaGTATTCGATATCAATACTCCAACTAGGTAATACAACTTTTGCTTTTTAAGGAGTTAAATATaggcaatttaaattaaatataaaatttattattaatttaaaatttcatattttatatgaaattaaccCATTATCGTCTATCGAATTtcaatgtaaattgtaaagtaAGTTCTAACTTAGGTATAAGTAAGAAAAtagttatatgaaatattgtttaaaaattgctaaaaaaaaaaaaattaaaatcaagaaAACAAACCAACGAAATAATTTTCTCGTTTAACCTTCCTTTAAACCATGCCACcttgatcatttttaatttattaaaatactataataattcgtACTTGGGTAATTTAAGTTATCGTAATTCTAGCGGGACGCGGATCgactgatataataatattattggaggtagattttgcaataataaaataacttttaccgCCAGCTGATAAAACAGCTTGATCATTGATAAGAATGCGTAACGCTTGCGCACATCTAATAGCTCATACTATAAGTCGTTGGTTTGAAGTCTACAGTCTACACAGTACACATCTCTATTCATTGTATACTTGTGTGTGATCTGATTACATCGCTCGTTGCAATTTATAGTGCAATATTTTACGGAACAGTAAGTTTTGTATTCAATagctattaactattaaaaaattagttttacgaAATACAAAACGGTAACTGAGTATTAAGTTTTTGCcttgaaaactttttttaaaataaaaatcactacTTTCATTATGTCTCTTTTATTTAATGCGAGACTAGTTAAATGCATTAAAAGAATTTTGCCCattgttaaacataatattccgATCAATAACAATCGAGCCATAACATTTTCTAATTCTAAACAAAGTATACTAAACTCTATTCGAAACATACCTTTGTTAAAAAACCCAAATGCAACCAAATCGATAATCTATGGATTTTCATTACTTGGCTTATTTGGACTTGACGATAACAGTGAATCGGAGCGTAAACTAATCTATACCATTAAAAGAGGCCTATTGTATTTACAAGTAAGTAAACATTTAACTAATCTAGAATAAAAcactattcattatatttttttcgtttacctCATCTTGAAGATCCTGGTAACAAATGGTAGGTTTATTTTCATAGAAataaacctaatatatattatggtatgtaGTATTTGCTTTGATGGTTATGTTTACTGCAGttgataatagttataataataatacctacctaatcaccacaagtaaataaataataatattatttaaataaatgcttatttttcaaatatataaatagatcgCATTATACGTATAGTTGAGTTAATTTACACTCTCATATAGTTGtggcacaaaatattttttattggatcACTAATTTATAGTACAAGTTTTGtgaacttatttataaattgctaataaacaataataaatgagctttaaaaaaaatgaatagcaCAACACTATGATTGATTATTATACCTTAttctatacttattaaattaaatttaaatgatttagtgtgggtatttaaaattatctacatttactttctttttatttaatataatagacatagtggtaaatactaaaaattaactaaaattgtcagcactaaatttatttatgattggcCCACAtcgatgttattatttaacttggcAAGTGcccatatttataatatgacaacTCTCCTCCCACCACacattatatacacttatatatgtacatacattagTTCATACCTGTCCTTTAATTCACCACTAAATATAGGTAACACATATAGTCATatcttatacttaataatttcctGTGTAtcggtttaataataattgtaaacagacatgtattcatatacatgtatatatgtgtttcTGGATATGATATAGCAGcactcatattttatttttgactgaGGCAAAAGACTAAAAATTATCTCTTAAACCTAAAAGGTTATATTAACccattgaaaaatgtttttatcaacagtataaagtatacttaattaatgttatatcatataataagtactccatattaacatttttctctgaaaatttttttagtacatttCAAGCTTCAACAACAACTTTTGTACTACTCTAGCCTtgcttatgataataaatacctaatacacatattttaaaaattaattaaataatttaatttattcataactaataagtaataaatgacaatgtattaatattgttttatatgttttagaaTGATGATTACAATGCTTTTGAAAAAACATTACATGAAGCTCTCCAAATAGCTAATGATTTAAACCATTTTGATGgtattacatatgtatatgatgTCTTAGCAAATGGAGCATTTATGAATAAAGATTATGATAAGgcaaaatcattattcatcGCAGTCATTAATCGGTTATTTGATCAAGGAAGTTTTGATGATGATCTTAATGTTCTGCATATAAATCTTAAGATTTCTAAAATCCTTGAAGCTCAAAAAGATTACaagtgattattatattatatattcattttgttgttacattttacaaataatattataagtattaattttattgctaAAATGCttgatcaaatttaaaacttaaaatattatctaaattataagtttaaatgcCAAATTGCTTAAACGATTGATTCATTTAATAGGCCAATCATGTCCAATGATTGTTTATGTAACCCGCcagtataatcataataatattaataaatgatatagaacaactaaatgttaattatttattaatgatatttatctgtgatgtaaatattttttttttatcatttaatcaaataatgttacataattaaacaaaaatatataaatatttttaatttatttatatatgtcaaTAAGCTATATACTTAAATCGTAACTAAAAATTCttccttttttttatcataattttcaatctattataaaatatgtacttaatatgtattaagtaaTGTTAGTTcacacatgtttttttttgatttgaaacgttaatattagtatattattatacattatacaatattctctaagctataaaaaaaaaatatgattctaaaacttataacaaaattataagattattcATAAACTTTAgtacttaaataatgaattgatcaattattattatgaatttaaacatGTTTCAGATCCTCTAAAATTGGTTATGAGTTCTGTTTAGATCGTTTGAAGAAGAAACATGAGTTTAATCCAGAAGATGAAGATGTTCTAGGTTTATATGCTTTAACATTAGATGCATATGCTCGTTATTTAATGAACCTAGGATATACTAAGCTTGCACgctcttattttaaaaaggcaTACGAAATTagtgttaaattaaatggtGAAGTATATGAGATGAATGTTATTTTGCTGAATGATCTAGGAACTCTGTATTATCTTGGCGGAAAGTTAGAAGAAGCATTACACTTCTTCAAAAAGGCGGAAAAAATTGGGAAACATCTTCCTGACATGGAAAATTTTTCAacagtatatataaatctgggtaatattttcttaaaacaagGGTTGTTAAAAGAAGCAGAAAAACATTGTGAAGAAGGAATGAAAAATGCTAAAAGACATCATTACGAAGAAGGCAAAAAAGAAGCAGCTATTTGTTTAGCTGAAATAAAAAGTGCCATGaagtaatatgtattagtttaagttatttttattttgttagccaaatgtttgtttttgttttatttcttcaaatattatttgttactttAATCTTCATAATTTCCTATTGTAGATATTAAGTATGAAATTATAgtagtaagaaaaaaattgttagattattaatcatttagtagtaaacttaaaaaaatatttatattttaaaataaaaaacataatttaaataaatatagtttgattatataacaagaacttttaaatgtatatttacatttgattACTACTTTGAATTTAACTCGTTtgattgttttgtataattttataaattattggttgGAAATGACTATTTTTTCTGATTGAGGACTTGAGGACGAATATCtttcttataaaaagtttatatgtTGTCAGTTATCTTTAGCTTATAAtactatcttattttatttaatatttattaaagtttatacactactagtcaaaataatttataaattacattttttttttcagaaaatgtaATGACAAAGTTTGTTTTatcatagaataaaatatattaattacattatattattatatttataaccaaaaattaatttaattcattattattgatatgatacaaacttttattactataattttaatttccaataatattacctaataattatataactgtttttattcattaattatcattactctaccattatttttgatttgttttactaagtatttgtatattagtattatgataACAGTGTGCAAAATGATacaaagttatacattttgttttaatattattatatacataaatggtttttaatttattatgttatacatactattcaaatatttctcATTATTTAAAGCTAAACTATTTTAGGTTAagtatattagttaaattacaactaatttaaatatttttttgtgatttttagtGACATACCAAGTTGTTGATTGAAGTTTttcttaatgttaataataacaatttggaTGTTCAtgaaattatgttttcttttttaatgattCATTTTATTGGTAACCTtgataaaaatcttatttttttaatgctctATGGACGATAGACAATTccaattaagaatttaatattcaatacctATGttcctttattattaatatttcttaaataacagtttataaaaatgaatttagtttgataaataattaaatagttttagttattgctgtgaaaaatatatttttaaataatttttttgtgtgaaTGAAATGTTTAGTTATACATATTCAAGTGATTTTAGTTGCATAAATATCTGagatctattattaatttattgaaaaaaaaattcaattttaaatcaccAAATGgggatttgtttattttattgaaataaattaatgttaacatCTGACATGTGTTCACAATgcttacatacatattatgataaacaatacatagtacatatttataatatttgaaaataatccaTACAAATAGGCTTATATTAAGGATTTATCGCAAAGATATATTTTGAgagtattttacttttaatagtaGACAaacttttatgaatatattatattcttgtttagttttttattaaagtgtaaaagtaaatttttaaaaactaaattttatttcagtacaaattataattattttttataactatataagtaaatactcagtaaaaatgtataaacaataaagaaaattatcttattctaatgtatttattataagcatttattgtgtacatttaatgttttataataatataaaacataataacataaaaatgaaaagctctatgattataattttgctTGAGTATTCTTTTGCTATTAAAttgattgaataaaatatctaaaatagtatcattaaaattaaattggtaaagtaataagaacatttttgaaaaaaataatactgcaAAGTATAGACAAAAGAAAAACACCGAAGAGCAAGAAAATGcagaatttatgaaaaattaataatggtatgtataaatgaattatcacATAGCTTTAATCTCTATGCTGGTtttaaacaaaagaaaatatcTTAACTAACCTTaggaattaaaactaaaaatataaaaaagttagaagttgaattaattaacaataataatcaaagtAACTAATATAGCGTcactataaatcaatatagaaTTGCTATTAAACGaaacattaaaagtatttgaaattaattactatatgattcaaaaaatttctttttaactGATTCACGACTAAAaagattaattcaattttttttttattaaatttagtaacaaaaaaaaataatgatgcacataatacatatttggagacgattaattaatgtaactaAGTTAGTTTAAATGAAGAAATGAtaactataaacataaaattgttgctaaaacattaataatgtttttttagtgaataataaagaatttaagAGGGTTCCGGACGGTCATTATATAAGGAGTAGGAATTAGGCAAATTATGTGGCAGATGCATTCGGGTCATGTACTTATGGGTGCGAGTATAAATAGACATTAGTGTATGTGCTACATACAGTAACGTATCTCAACGCCATAATcgttttctaaattaattttgttaaaagctTAAACTTCTAAAAAGTGCTCTAACATTTCTCTTTTTTATACCGACTagaaccactttaattaagatttttttttattggattatactatataaaaattttaaattaaaataaaataaagaactaGAAATTACAcagaaaatgtcaaaatatcaaaaaacaaattccaagtgataaaaaataatataaaatcacatatttataaagaataacGATCTGAAgtcaaaatatgaattcaatatAGGTAGAAATCGGCTAACCAGAAAAAATGGATGAATAGGACCatgtacaattttgaaaaaagctcaatataggtacataaatacataatattataacaaaattatactggTCAgtggtaattttaaaatttaaagtttaaatcatacattttgtatttgtatgcatgaaattaaaaaatttaaacattaattaagttGTAAAAAAGGAATTGCAAgaagaacaaataataaactttaaatttcatttcttTGTTTATAGGTAAAACTCTgcttataatgtaattaataagtttctaaagtagagttataaattaataaaattattaaaactcaaTAAACTCAAtctggtttatttattttaaaaaatctaacaagccattaaatatttatatacatatttgaattatactcgattcatttttttggtacagattaaaatattttttttatccattccGATAATAGGTACTTTGTTCTCAAACGTCTCGTAGTGGCTGTGCGCCGACGTCGTGATATCAAGGAACGCAGGACCGCCGGCCgccttctttttatttttatcttcacGTAGTCATAGAACCAGATCACTGGAATGTCTACCCATTTTTCTTTACAGTCTACCCAGTTTTCGTCATTGTCTCTGGTGGAGCGGCAAAAACTCAGGATAAAATTCATCGTGCACAACCAGCTTAGAGCCCAAAATAATAGCTGTCGGGTGTTtatattagacatttttacagtaataaatgtatttgtatgggaaaaataaattataacgacatattttttatacctatatattttatgaaatattccaTTGTAAATACGTGTTCATAACATAGACGTCAATAGAATGACGTTTTACTTTTACATTATACttagttatactattatatactttatgcaaattaaaattatggtcACTCATAACGATACAACAATTGTGTAACCCGACAGGATTGAAGacttatcatattatcattattaaaaacgcCATTTAACACATAGGtacactttttaaattaaatgaaatattatgaattatgattaaatcaaattaaaatgatttttttaaaataccaacTAATTCAAAGAAACGTATGTATAAGTCATAATAGTGACTTAACATCAGTAAATACCAGACGATACAAATGGAATTATTTCTCCAGTTAAACTGCACACTGTTAAAAACATAGATATGTCCAACAGATCATTTAAGATTGTATGTTGGAATACTGcaatcttaacatttttatctacctatcgattataataattaaaggaaagctattaaaatgttaagcaCGAAACAAAATCAACTATCAATTatcagtatattgtatattatgtatacagcaTTTTCAGTAagtgagaaaaataaaaaaataatataatatttgatggtTTTAAGTTTCGATTCcatatatatctttaaaaaatgatgtacAAGGTTGTAGCTGTTTGTTTGAAATCatataaatcttaatttaaatgcaaaaataactttaacacAGATCAATCTAAAGGGCATAAGTACATAACCATTCAAAACCAGacgataaacttataaatcgACAAAAAATTAGCAATACCTTTAAGAGGAAAGCTGcgtaagatattattttgtcaaaaccATAAAAACGTTTACACgcacaatgaaaaaataatgatgtagAAACAATAACAACTAATGATGTAGGCATGTAGcattaattaaaagaaatattcatTATGTACGTACATCTATTcacccataataatataatctatgaaCTACGTgattttttatgtgtatataaaataaaaactaataagcaAGAGGATctattattatgatctatGAATGGCATAGTTAGATTTTCAACGATATCGAACTTAAAAGGTATATgcaatgtacaaaatatttattttgaccaaaaccgttttatttaaatttttactaatgtagatcagaaatatatgttcataaattatataacacatacacatttttattatacaattaaccaaaatatttcaaacacataaaacaatataaattattaataaatacaaatactgtaataataaatatatctagctcgaaacttaatttttgaaagACTATATGACTAACCTCCTCGTGGTGTCTTCTGGG
This genomic stretch from Rhopalosiphum maidis isolate BTI-1 chromosome 3, ASM367621v3, whole genome shotgun sequence harbors:
- the LOC113556949 gene encoding tetratricopeptide repeat protein 19 homolog, mitochondrial; translated protein: MSLLFNARLVKCIKRILPIVKHNIPINNNRAITFSNSKQSILNSIRNIPLLKNPNATKSIIYGFSLLGLFGLDDNSESERKLIYTIKRGLLYLQNDDYNAFEKTLHEALQIANDLNHFDGITYVYDVLANGAFMNKDYDKAKSLFIAVINRLFDQGSFDDDLNVLHINLKISKILEAQKDYKSSKIGYEFCLDRLKKKHEFNPEDEDVLGLYALTLDAYARYLMNLGYTKLARSYFKKAYEISVKLNGEVYEMNVILLNDLGTLYYLGGKLEEALHFFKKAEKIGKHLPDMENFSTVYINLGNIFLKQGLLKEAEKHCEEGMKNAKRHHYEEGKKEAAICLAEIKSAMK